The following nucleotide sequence is from Streptomyces sp. NBC_00239.
ACGCGGGCCGCGGCACGCAGTTCCACATCGGTCCACGCGTACGTGGCCAGCACCGCGGCCGTCCGCGGCAGCCGGGCCGCGTCGTAGGGGTTGCGGACCGCGAGCACGACCACCGGCACCCCCGTCGCCACGAGCTCCCGCACCAGGGCGTGCTGCGCCCCGGCTCCCGTCCCGCCTGCCGCCGCGTCCGCCTTGCCGTCCGCCTTGCCGTCCGTCTTCCCGTCCGTCTTCCCTTCCGGCTCCGGGACGTTGTACGTCAGCACCAGCACGGCGTCCTGGCCGCGGGCGGCCGCCACCGCCGCCGCGACGGCCGGTCCGGTGGGGGCGAGGCCGGTCGGCGCCAGTGCCGTCGTGAAGCCGAGCGCGGCCAGCTCGCGGGCCAGCACGGCCGTCGGCGGGCCGGTGGTGCCGGTCGGGGAGACCGGGTCGGCGCCGGTGACCAGCAGCCGGGGCCGGGCGGCCGGGGAGAGCGGCAGCACGCCGTCCGGGTTGGCGAGCAGGGTGGTCGTGCCGGCCGCGATCTCGTCGGCCGCGGCCAGGTGGGCGGGGCTGCCCACCCGGGCGGACACCTGCCCGGGGCGGGTGAACGGCTCGGTGAACAGGCCGCGCCGCGCCTTCAGCGTGAGGATCCGCAGGACCGAAGCGGCGATCCGCTCCTCGGACAGCTCCCCGGACCGGACCGCCGCCAGCACGGACCGGACGGCCAGCCGCAGGTCCGGCGGGTTCAGTAGCTGGTCGCAGCCCGCCTTGAGGGCCAGCACCGGCACCCGGTCGTCCCCGTACTTCTGCCGTACGCCGGCCATGTCGAGGGCGTCGGTGACCACCACCCCCCGGAAGCCGAGGCGCTCGCGCAGGATGCCGGTGACGATCGGCCGGGACAGGGTGGCCGGATCCCCCGAGGGATCCAGCGCGGGGAAGACGATGTGCGCGGTCATCACCGCGTCCGCGCCGGCCTCGACGGCCGCGCGGAACGGCGGCTCGTCCAGCTCCTCCCACTGCGCGCGGGTGTGCCGCATCACCGGCAGCCCGAGGTGGCTGTCGGTCTCGGTGTCGCCGTGCCCCGGGAAGTGCTTGGCGGTCGCGGCGACCCCGGACCGCTGGTAGCCGCGGACCTGGGCGGCCACCAGCGCGGCCACCGCGGCCGGGTCCGAGCCGAACGACCGTACGCCGATGACCGGGTTGGCCGGGTTCACGTTGACGTCCGCGACCGGCGCGTAGTCCTGCCGGATGCCCAGCGCGGCGAGTTCCGCGCCGGCGATCCGGGCGGCCCGCCCGGCGGCGGTGGCGGAACCGGCCGCGCCGAGCGCCATCGCCCCCGGGAACAGGGTGGCGGGCCGGCCGATCCGGGCGACGATCCCGTGCTCCTGGTCGGTGGACAGCAGCAGCGGGACGCCGGCCGGCCCGGCCAGCGCGGCCCGCTGCAAGCCGTCGGAGAGGCCCGCGATCTGCGCCGGGTCCCGGGTGTTGTGGGCCCACGCGAAGTAGACGACCCCGCCCAGGTGGTAGGCGGAGACCACCTCGGCGGCGCTGCGCACGCCGAACTGCGCCAGGTTGGCCTGGGCGTCGGCCGGGTCGGGGTCGGTCGCACTGTGCCCGTACACGCGGGTGACGAACAGTTGACCGACCTGCTCGGCCGGGCTCATCAGTCCGACCAGGCGGCGCAGCCGGGCCGCGTCGGGCGTCCGGCGGATGCCCCGGGGGGCGGGTGCGGAAGGGGGCGCGGAGGCGGGCCCGGCGGCCGTGACGGCCGCCATGGCGGCCGCGGCGAGCAGGGCGCGGCGGGAGGCGTGGTACGGCACGCGGGCACGCTACTGCCGGGCCGGGCCCGGGCGCCGGGGGACACCCCCGGCGTCCCCCGGACGCGCTACCGGGGGCGCGTCAGCGGGGCCGCGTGGCGGCTGCCCGGGGACGCGGGTGCGGGTCGGGGTAGCCGGCCGGCGGCCAGTGCGCCTGGAGGGTCCGTACCGCCTCGGTGATGGCGGGGCGGCGGGCGGCGCCGGTCCGCCACAGCGCGTAGAGCCGCCGCGAAGGGACCGGCTCCAGCGGGACGGCGACCGCCCCGGCCGGCAGCGGGCCGCTGCCCAGCCGCGGCATCACCGCCACCCCGAGCCCGGCCGCGACGAGCGCGACCTGGGTGTGGTTCTCCGCGACGACGTGCGCGATGTCCGGCTGGAAGCCGACGCCGCGCAGGGTCCGCACCAGCCAGTCGTGGCACACCTGGCCGGGCGGCTGGACGATCCACCGCTGCCCGCCGAGGTCGGCCCGCCGGACCCGCGGCATCCGGGTGAAGGGGTGGCCTTCGGGCACCAGCAGGTCGCACAGGTCGTCGCCGATGACGGCCTGTTCGACGCCTTCGGGGGTGGGCAGCCGGGTGATGTCCCAGTCGTGGGTCACGGCCAGGTCGGTGACCCCCTGGGCGACCAGGTCCATCGACAGGTGCGGGTCGACCTCGGTGAGGCCGACCTCCAGGGAGTCGTGGTTGCGGGCCAGTTCCGCCAGCACCCCGGGCAGCAGGCCGCGCGCGGCGGAGGCGAAGGCGGCGACCCGCAGCCGCCCGCTGGGCCGCCCGCGGCGCTCCTCCAGCGTGGTCTCGGCCCGCTCCACGATGGCGAGGAGCTCCTGCGCGGTCGCGGCCAGGTGCCGGGCCTCCTCGGTGAGGGCGACCCCGCGGCCCCGGCGTTCGAGCAGGGTGGTGCGGGTCTCGCGCTCCAGCTTGGCGATCTGCTGGGAAACGGCGGAGGCGGTGTAGCCGAGTGCTTCGGCGGCGGCGCCGACCGAGCCGTGGACGGAGACGGCGTGCAGGGCGCGCAGCCGGGACAGATCGAGCATGGCCGCCACCCTAGGCTGTCGCACGGCGGGTTGGATGAAGAGATGCTTCATCCAACCCTGAAGAAATCCGCGCTGGTGCTTCACGATCGCTGACCCGATGCTCGGACCATGCGCCCTGTTCACATCGCACTCGCCGTGCTGGTCACCGCCCTCTGGGGGGTCAACTTCGTCGTGATCCAGATCGGTCTGGGCGAGTTCCCGCCCCTGCTCCTGTCGGCCCTGCGCTTCCTGGCCGCGGCGATCCCGGCGGTGTTCCTCGTCGGACCGCCCAAGGTCGCCTGGAAGTGGGTGGTGGCGGTCGGACTGGCGCTGGGAGTGGCCAAGTTCGGGCTGCTGTTCAGCGGGATGGACGCGGGCATGCCGGCCGGGCTGTCCTCGCTGGTGCTCCAGGTCCAGGCGGTGTTCACGGTGGTCTTCGCGGCCGTGGCACTGGGGGAGCGGCCGGGCCGGCTGCGGATCGCGGGCATGGCCGTCGCGTTCGCGGGCATCGGGGTCGCGGCCGTCGACGAGGGGGCCTACGGCCCGGTGGCGGGCTTCGCGATGGTCGTAGCGGCGGCCGCCTGCTGGGGCGTGTCGAACGTGCTGACCCGCAAGGCCTCGCCGCCGGACGCGCTCAACTTCATGGTCTGGGTGTGCGCGGTGCCGATCCTGCCGCTGCTCCTGCTGTCCCTGCTGCTGGAGGGCCCGGAGCGGGACCTGGCGGCGCTGCGGGCGATGGACTGGGGCGGGGCCGGGGTCGTCCTGTACCTCGCCTGGGTGTCCACGGTGTTCGGCTTCGGCGTGTGGGGCTACCTGCTGCGCCGCTACCCGGCCTCGTCGGTCGCGCCGTTCTCCCTGCTGGTGCCGGTGTTCGGGATGGGCTCGGCGGCGCTGGTGCTGGGTGAGGAGGTCCGGGGGCTGCGCTGGCTGGCCGCGCTGCTGCTGGTGGGAGGCGTGGCCCTGACCTCCCTGGGGCCCGGACGCGCGGCCGGGCGGGCGGCGGCCGGGGGGACGGCGGCCGGGCCGGGGGGCGTCACGGGGAGCGCTCGTGCAGCCTCAGCCGCCAGTCCTGCCCGGTGAGGGACACTCCGAACGAGCGGTGCGGCTTCTCCGCGACGAGGGTGAAGCCGGCCCGCCGGTAGAGCACGCGGGCCGCGTCCAGGACGTCGTTGGTCCACAGGACCAGTTCGCGGTAGCCGGCCTCGCGGGCGAACGAGACGACCGCGTCGACCAGTTGCGCGCCGATCCCGAGGCCGCGGCCGGCCGGGTCGACGAGCAGCAGCCGCAGCCGCGCGGTGCCCGGCGCGTCGTCGCGCACGCACATGACGGACCCGACCGGGCGCCCGTCGAGCTCGGCGATCCAGACCCGTTCCAGGTGGGGGTCGTGGTCCTGGGCGAAGTCCGCGACGATACGTGCGACCAGGCCCTCGAAGTCGGTGTTCCAGCCGTACTCGGCGGCATACAGCGCGCCGTGCCGCTGCACGATCCACCCCAGATCGCCGGGCTCCGGGTCACGCAGCCTGACGGTGTCGTGTGGCCCCATGGGGCCGAGCGTACCCGGTGACCGCGAACGCGCACCGGGCCGACGAACCAGGAGCGGAAATGGCCGACAGGACGGGCGGACCGGGCGGGGCCGGCACAGCTGGCGGGACGGGCAGCACCGGGGGCACGGGCGGTACCGGCAGTGCCGGCGGTACGGGCGGGGCCGGCAAGGCGGCGGGAGGCGGTACGGGAGACCAGTGGCGGGTCGACTTCGACGCGGAGGTGGTGTTCAGCAACGGCGGCGCGCTGCAGACGCAGGGCTTCCGCCTCGACAT
It contains:
- a CDS encoding LysR family transcriptional regulator gives rise to the protein MLDLSRLRALHAVSVHGSVGAAAEALGYTASAVSQQIAKLERETRTTLLERRGRGVALTEEARHLAATAQELLAIVERAETTLEERRGRPSGRLRVAAFASAARGLLPGVLAELARNHDSLEVGLTEVDPHLSMDLVAQGVTDLAVTHDWDITRLPTPEGVEQAVIGDDLCDLLVPEGHPFTRMPRVRRADLGGQRWIVQPPGQVCHDWLVRTLRGVGFQPDIAHVVAENHTQVALVAAGLGVAVMPRLGSGPLPAGAVAVPLEPVPSRRLYALWRTGAARRPAITEAVRTLQAHWPPAGYPDPHPRPRAAATRPR
- a CDS encoding glycoside hydrolase family 3 protein, which translates into the protein MPYHASRRALLAAAAMAAVTAAGPASAPPSAPAPRGIRRTPDAARLRRLVGLMSPAEQVGQLFVTRVYGHSATDPDPADAQANLAQFGVRSAAEVVSAYHLGGVVYFAWAHNTRDPAQIAGLSDGLQRAALAGPAGVPLLLSTDQEHGIVARIGRPATLFPGAMALGAAGSATAAGRAARIAGAELAALGIRQDYAPVADVNVNPANPVIGVRSFGSDPAAVAALVAAQVRGYQRSGVAATAKHFPGHGDTETDSHLGLPVMRHTRAQWEELDEPPFRAAVEAGADAVMTAHIVFPALDPSGDPATLSRPIVTGILRERLGFRGVVVTDALDMAGVRQKYGDDRVPVLALKAGCDQLLNPPDLRLAVRSVLAAVRSGELSEERIAASVLRILTLKARRGLFTEPFTRPGQVSARVGSPAHLAAADEIAAGTTTLLANPDGVLPLSPAARPRLLVTGADPVSPTGTTGPPTAVLARELAALGFTTALAPTGLAPTGPAVAAAVAAARGQDAVLVLTYNVPEPEGKTDGKTDGKADGKADAAAGGTGAGAQHALVRELVATGVPVVVLAVRNPYDAARLPRTAAVLATYAWTDVELRAAARVLAGRSSPAGRLPVPVSGQFPLGHGLTY
- a CDS encoding EamA family transporter, with protein sequence MRPVHIALAVLVTALWGVNFVVIQIGLGEFPPLLLSALRFLAAAIPAVFLVGPPKVAWKWVVAVGLALGVAKFGLLFSGMDAGMPAGLSSLVLQVQAVFTVVFAAVALGERPGRLRIAGMAVAFAGIGVAAVDEGAYGPVAGFAMVVAAAACWGVSNVLTRKASPPDALNFMVWVCAVPILPLLLLSLLLEGPERDLAALRAMDWGGAGVVLYLAWVSTVFGFGVWGYLLRRYPASSVAPFSLLVPVFGMGSAALVLGEEVRGLRWLAALLLVGGVALTSLGPGRAAGRAAAGGTAAGPGGVTGSARAASAASPAR